From the Oncorhynchus nerka isolate Pitt River linkage group LG28, Oner_Uvic_2.0, whole genome shotgun sequence genome, one window contains:
- the LOC115113225 gene encoding pleckstrin-like, with protein MEPKQIKEGYLVKKGTVLNSWKVVWVVLSEDGVEFFKRKTDNAPKGMIPLKGAVLTSPCQDFSKRTFVFKLRTAKKQDHYFQASHLEERESWVKDIKRVITCLQGDRKFTRKSTRRSIRLPDTINLSELYILMRDQEDGVKELKLEKEKRVYNHCFTGGTVVDWLISKDKARNRHEALMLATGLLTEGFLQPAGDLSKEAVEGGAESAVLDDPDALYYFADSGFFCEGYSSDEDVILKEEFRGNIIKQGCLLKQGHRRKNWNVRKFILRDDPAYIHYYDPTKGDENPLGSIHLRGSVITAVEFVPEAKRYDVDGNLFEIITSDDTHYFLQATTPEERKEWIKAIHTVSKTGK; from the exons ATGGAGCCAAAACAGATCAAAGAAGGATACCTGGTCAAAAAG GGCACAGTGCTGAACTCATGGAAGGTGGTGTGGGTGGTGTTGTCTGAAGATGGGGTGGAGTTCTTCAAGAGAAAGACAGACAACGCTCCTAAAGGAATGATCCCACTGAAGGGAGCTGTTCTGACCAGCCCCTGTCAGGACTTCAGCAAGAGGACG TTTGTTTTTAAGCTGAGAACGGCCAAGAAGCAGGACCATTACTTCCAGGCATcccacctggaggagagagagtcctgGGTGAAGGACATCAAGAGAGTCATCACCTGTCTGCAGGGGGACAGAAAGTTCACCAGGAAGTCCACAAGGAGGTCCATTCGCCTCCCTGATACCATCAACCTCAG TGAGCTGTACATTCTAATGAGAGACCAGGAGGATGGTGTCAAAGAGCTGAagctggagaaggagaagagagtcTACAATCACTGCTTCACAG GTGGTACGGTGGTGGACTGGTTGATTTCTAAGGACAAGGCCAGGAACAGGCATGAGGCTCTGATGTTGGCTACAGGACTCCTGACCGAAGGTTTCCTGCAGCCCGCAGGGGACCTGTCCAAAGAGGCAGTCGAGGGAGGAGCAGAGTCTGCCGTCCTCGATGATCCAGATGCACTCTATTACTTT GCAGACAGTGGGTTCTTCTGTGAAGGCTACTCCAGTGATGAAGATGTGATTTTGAAGGAGGAGTTTAGGGGTAACATAATAAAACAGGGCTGCTTACTCAAACAG gGTCATCGGAGGAAAAACTGGAACGTGCGGAAGTTCATCCTCCGGGATGATCCTGCTTATATTCACTATTACGACCCCACCAAG GGTGATGAGAACCCTTTGGGGTCTATCCACCTGCGAGGGTCTGTGATCACAGCAGTGGAGTTTGTTCCTGAGG CCAAGAGGTATGATGTTGATGGGAATCTCTTTGAGATCATCACTTCAGACGACACACACTATTTCTTACAAGCGACTACACccgaggagaggaaggagtggatCAAAGCCATCCACACTGTGTCAAAAACCGGAAAGTAA